One window from the genome of Moorena sp. SIOASIH encodes:
- a CDS encoding VCBS repeat-containing protein, whose amino-acid sequence MKIEAENTTRVTLENYEVFDNDSASGSKAVRIQNIESNGIIEIDWTESDGVAGKYHIGIAHFDEVDGEATLRLRVNGIDIDTYTFDKNLGGDGPNSRNYVGFTDSLRNGDPNPNPIFKDVQLAPGDRIEIVVEADSLDNETFELGRIDAIEFTSAEVDLFWHNSETGTMGAWRMHGVMGTDLDEAVTIQMESVNSDWEIRAAGDFNGDSHKDMVWRNTVTGDIDIWLMNGSQFQEAVSIVPVSDLNWTIHGTADFNDDEQTDLLWRNHSTGENAVWLMNGTEPTQGVLIKSESANSKWKMLGAGDFDGNDDADILWLDTENQNVYYWRMAGTDYIESVLVNNAPFDNTWKFQGVMDFDDNGYDDIFWSNTVDGKTGMWMMNENGYERPVISESIDLSWEGHS is encoded by the coding sequence ATGAAAATCGAAGCAGAAAACACAACTCGCGTTACCCTAGAAAATTACGAAGTTTTTGATAATGATAGTGCTTCAGGCTCTAAAGCAGTCAGAATCCAAAACATTGAAAGCAACGGCATAATCGAAATTGACTGGACAGAAAGTGATGGTGTTGCTGGCAAATACCATATCGGTATTGCTCACTTTGATGAAGTAGATGGAGAAGCCACACTAAGACTACGGGTCAACGGTATTGACATTGACACCTATACTTTCGATAAAAACCTTGGTGGAGATGGACCCAACTCCCGTAACTATGTCGGTTTCACTGACTCTCTCAGGAATGGTGATCCTAATCCAAATCCTATCTTTAAAGATGTACAACTTGCCCCAGGCGATCGCATCGAAATTGTTGTAGAGGCAGATAGTCTTGATAATGAGACCTTCGAGTTAGGGCGAATTGACGCCATTGAATTCACCTCCGCTGAAGTGGATCTGTTCTGGCATAATTCTGAGACTGGCACCATGGGAGCTTGGCGGATGCATGGGGTAATGGGTACTGACCTAGATGAGGCAGTGACGATTCAAATGGAATCCGTTAACAGTGACTGGGAGATTCGTGCTGCTGGAGACTTCAACGGTGATAGCCACAAAGATATGGTTTGGCGCAATACCGTTACTGGAGACATTGATATCTGGTTAATGAACGGTTCCCAGTTCCAAGAAGCAGTATCCATCGTCCCAGTCTCAGACCTTAACTGGACAATCCATGGCACAGCAGATTTCAACGATGATGAGCAAACCGATCTTCTGTGGCGTAATCACTCCACTGGCGAAAATGCAGTTTGGCTGATGAATGGCACCGAGCCGACTCAGGGAGTACTAATCAAATCAGAATCAGCCAACAGTAAATGGAAGATGCTTGGTGCGGGAGACTTTGATGGAAATGATGACGCGGATATTCTCTGGCTTGATACTGAAAACCAAAATGTTTACTACTGGCGCATGGCAGGTACCGATTACATAGAATCAGTGTTAGTTAATAATGCACCCTTCGACAACACCTGGAAATTTCAAGGAGTTATGGATTTTGACGATAATGGTTACGATGACATTTTCTGGAGCAATACTGTTGACGGCAAGACAGGGATGTGGATGATGAATGAAAATGGTTACGAGCGACCAGTAATCTCTGAGTCGATAGATTTGAGCTGGGAAGGCCATTCCTGA